One part of the Drosophila teissieri strain GT53w chromosome 3R, Prin_Dtei_1.1, whole genome shotgun sequence genome encodes these proteins:
- the LOC122619134 gene encoding NF-kappa-B-repressing factor, producing MSVKPKRQKIENEDEETKPKQKKVKAKKQQDAGYGSGEFSLDWDVDSYKTEYESDEHWDLRRSFMLAHKDRFEEDRLVCLAQTFVNMEFMGCKYPSATMLLVAELSKEIAADFRQKREQRLKRTFVSASDAAEQRAKGRRAAPVPSAGSSKERQCFGGGDPVDLYQDLRFGQLIVYLAGGRNCLQNSCNIANVKYEERASLDQPVSDNTKYAELLVNNEVIATGQGETLKAAKQAAHKQAFMTLQSHCYSIKLNASRDTIKVEKNKDGVNINVTKESADSQSDPKLDASNKGYRMMRLMGWTGGGLGRLKQGREDPVGYLLKSNRNGLGLTNPNGNFADYRRLIENYVRSDDIRDMQFEPTFSKEERTTFHQIARQFGLRSNSYGSGESRRLLITKKISYGQILTEVLLRRNPKFCERYFVHVPMQKAHLFPGHVADLELENVGE from the exons ATGTCTGTTAAACCCAAGCGTCAGAAAATTGAGAACGAAGACGAGGAGACTAAGCCAAAACAGAAGAAagtcaaagccaaaaaacaGCAGGACGCCGGCTACGGATCCGGAGAATTTTCCTTGGACTGGGATGTGGACAGCTACAAGACGGAGTACGAAAGTGATGAGCACTGGGATCTACGGCGCAGCTTTATGCTGGCCCACAAGGATCGTTTTGAGGAGGACCGGCTAGTGTGCCTGGCCCAAACGTTCGTCAACATGGAGTTCATGGGCTGCAAGTATCCCAGCGCGACAATGTTGTTGGTGGCCGAGTTGTCAAAGGAAATTGCAGCGGACTTCCGTCAGAAACGAGAACAGCGCCTAAAACGCACCTTTGTCTCGGCATCGGATGCGGCGGAGCAGCGCGCCAAAG GGCGCCGGGCTGCACCCGTTCCCTCGGCGGGGTCCTCAAAAGAACGCCAGTGTTTTGGCGGCGGAGATCCAGTCGATCTCTATCAAGATCTGCGTTTCGGCCAGCTCATTGTGTACTTGGCCGGGGGACGGAACTGCCTGCAAAACTCCTGCAACATTGCGAATGTCAAGTACGAAGAACGTGCCAGCCTAGATCAGCCAGTTAGCGATAATACAAAATACGCCGAATTATTAGTAAATAATGAGGTGATAGCGACAGGACAGGGAGAGACCCTGAAGGCGGCCAAGCAAGCTGCCCATAAGCAGGCGTTTATGACGCTCCAGTCGCATTGCTATAGTATAAAG CTGAATGCCTCGCGCGACACCATCAAGGTGGAGAAGAACAAAGACGGCGTCAACATCAATGTCACCAAGGAGTCCGCCGACAGTCAGTCCGATCCCAAGTTGGACGCCAGCAACAAGGGATATCGCATGATGCGGCTGATGGGCTGGACAGGCGGTGGCTTAGGGCGCCTGAAGCAGGGGCGTGAGGATCCCGTAGG TTATCTGCTAAAGAGCAATCGCAATGGCCTTGGATTAACAAATCCGAATGGAAATTTCGCAGATTACCGCAGGCTTATAGAAAACTATGTGAGGTCGGACGACATACGTGACATGCAGTTTGAGCCCACGTTTTCTAAGGAAGAAAGAACTACGTTTCACCA AATTGCCAGGCAATTCGGCTTGCGTTCCAATAGCTATGGCAGTGGTGAGTCCCGGCGCTTGTTGATCACCAAGAAGATCAGCTATGGCCAAATACTGACCGAGGTCCTGTTACGACGCAACCCCAAGTTTTGTGAGCGTTACTTTGTGCACGTGCCCATGCAGAAGGCTCACCTGTTTCCCGGTCATGTGGCTGACCTGGAGTTGGAAAATGTTGGCGAATAG
- the LOC122619727 gene encoding cysteine protease ATG4D isoform X2 yields MNYDGLLSKLTDEKLMLFEAAGEGTIVEGSRICGQDADPLSLPLVEDGAIEEEQAAPIQTIHRTVFAVPRAPSPSPVSTSSANLNLKTENAATATPQRKISTSSRFMNAFSQLYGGSGNSGPSCGHVEQHSEEPCDLSANRTPTKGMESKLVAMWHNVKYGWSGKMRQTSFSKEQPVWLLGRCYHRRFTPPVSMESSITELPSGADTTPDNATSAFDSIQATSTSASLYPALNPQQVDEIVVPQELGMDAVENQVGEQPWEEGIEGFRRDFYSRIWMTYRREFPIMNGSNYTSDCGWGCMLRSGQMLLAQGLICHFLGRSWRYDSESQLHSTYEDNMHKKIVKWFGDSSSKSSPFSIHALVRLGEHLGKKPGDWYGPASVSYLLKHALEHAAQENADFDNISVYVAKDCTIYLQDIEDQCSIPEPAPKPHVPWQQAKRPQAETPKTEQQQHWKSVIVLIPLRLGSDKLNPVYAHCLKLLLSTEHCLGIIGGKPKHSLYFVGFQEDRLIHLDPHYCQEMVDVNQENFSLHSFHCKSPRKLKASKMDPSCCIGFYCATKSDFDSFMESVQLYLHPMRCASGATVDKAAGSHHTTPQSSHHTEQTEMNYPLFTFSRGRCLDHERDEMSDSLYKPLIKQVASLAQELGAQLTPPQHGDENDQDDSESEEFVLL; encoded by the exons ATGAACTATGACGGCCTCCTTTCCAAGTTGACCGACGAAAAACTGATGCTCTTCGAAGCCGCCGGCGAGGGCACCATAGTAGAGGGTAGCCGGATATGCGGCCAGGATGCGGATCCACTGTCCTTGCCGCTGGTGGAGGACGGCGctatcgaggaggagcaggcggcCCCCATACAGACGATTCACCGTACCGTATTCGCCGTTCCGCGCGCCCCCTCTCCCTCCCCCGTAAGCACTTCTTCTGCGAATCTGAACCTCAAGACGGAAAACGCTGCGACAGCGACTCCGCAGCGCAAAATATCGACGTCATCACGTTTCATGAACGCCTTCAGTCAGCTCtacggcggcagcggcaacagcggTCCGAGCTGCGGTCACGTGGAGCAGCACAGCGAGGAACCCTGTGACCTGTCGGCAAACCGTACTCCCACCAAGGGCATGGAGTCCAAGCTCGTGGCCATGTGGCACAATGTTAAGTATGGCTGGAGCGGCAAGATGAGACAAACCAGCTTCTCAAAGGAGCAGCCCGTGTGGCTGCTTGGACGGTGCTATCATCGACGCTTTACGCCGCCCGTTAGCATGGAAAGTTCCATCACCGAGCTGCCCAGTGGGGCGGATACCACCCCCGATAACGCCACATCGGCGTTCGACAGTATCCAGGCCACATCTACGTCAGCCTCCTTGTATCCAGCCCTAAATCCGCAGCAGGTCGATGAGATTGTGGTGCCCCAGGAGCTGGGGATGGACGCAGTGGAGAACCAGGTGGGCGAACAGCCTTGGGAGGAGGGCATCGAAGGCTTTCGTCGTGACTTCTATAGCAGGATTTGGATGACCTACCGACGAGAGTTCCCTATAATGAATGGCTCCAACTACACTTCGGACTGCGGATGGGGCTGTATGCTAAGGAGTGGTCAGATGCTCTTAGCTCAAGGTCTCATCTGTCACTTCCTGGGGCGCA GCTGGCGCTATGATTCAGAGTCTCAGTTGCACTCAACTTACGAGGACAATATGCATAAGAAGATCGTCAAGTGGTTCGGCGACAGTTCCTCGAAAAGCAGTCCCTTCTCTATCCATGCTCTAGTGCGGCTGGGGGAGCATCTGGGTAAAAAGCCTGGCGATTGGTACGGTCCCGCCTCTGTTTCCTATTTGCTTAA ACACGCCTTAGAGCACGCAGCTCAGGAAAATGCAGACTTTGACAATATTAGTGTCTATGTAGCCAAAGATTGCACGA TTTACTTGCAAGATATAGAGGATCAATGCAGCATTCCGGAACCGGCGCCCAAACCCCATGTGCCTTGGCAACAAGCAAAGCGACCGCAGGCGGAAACTCCTAAAACggaacaacagcagcactGGAAGTCCGTCATTGTTCTGATACCACTGCGCTTGGGCAGTGATAAACTGAATCCTGTGTATGCCCATTGcctgaagctgctgctgagTACAGAACACTGCCTAGGAATCATTGGTGGAAAGCCGAAGCATTCGTTGTACTTTGTCGGCTTCCAGGAGGACAGACTCATCCACTTGGATCCGCACTATTGCCAGGAGATGGTCGATGTAAACCAGGAGAACTTCTCCCTGCACTCGTTTCACTGCAAGTCCCCGCGAAAGCTAAAGGCCAGCAAAATGGATCCTAGTTGTTGCATCGGCTTTTACTGTGCCACCAAGAGTGATTTTGACAGTTTTATGGAGAGCGTGCAGCTG TATTTGCATCCCATGCGTTGCGCCTCTGGGGCAACCGTGGATAAAGCAGCTGGAAGCCATCATACGACGCCTCAATCATCCCATCACACCGAGCAAACAGAGATGAACTATCCACTGTTCACATTTTCCCGCGGTCGTTGTCTGGATCATGAACGGGACGAAATGAGCGATTCACTGTACAAGCCGCTCATAAAACAGGTGGCTTCTCTGGCCCAGGAACTGGGCGCACAATTGACACCGCCGCAGCATGGCGATGAGAATGACCAAGATGATAGTGAAAGCGAAGAGTTTGTGCTGCTGTAG
- the LOC122619135 gene encoding surfeit locus protein 4 homolog — MSIPNEYIAKTEDVAEKVIKRGKNVLPTVARLCLIATFFEDGLRMYFQWNEQREYMDMSWGCGKFLATVFVLVNLLGQLGGCGMVMARFKVDIAVGLLFFIVVLQTVAYSILWDFQFLLRNFALIGALLLVLAEARIEGRSLFAGVPSMGENKPKNFMQLAGRILLAFMFITLIRFELSVWQVIQDIIGSILMVLVVLGYKTKLSALILVALLTVLNLYHNAWWTIPSYKPLRDFLKYDFFQTLSVIGGLLMIVSLGPGDVSVDGHKKKW; from the exons ATGAGCATACCCAACGAGTACATAGCGAAAACGGAGGATGTGGCGGAAAAG GTCATCAAGCGCGGAAAGAATGTGCTGCCCACGGTGGCCCGTTTGTGCCTCATAGCTACGTTCTTCGAGGACGGCCTGCGCATGTACTTCCAATGGAACGAGCAGCGCGAGTACATGGACATGAGCTGGGGCTGCGGCAAGTTCCTGGCCACCGTCTTTGTGCTTGTCAACCTGCTGGGCCAACTGGGCGGCTGCGGCATGGTGATGGCCAGATTCAAGGTCGACATAGCGGTTGGACTGCTCTTCTTCATTGTGGTGTTGCAG ACCGTGGCATACTCCATTCTGTGGGACTTCCAGTTCTTGCTGAGAAACTTTGCACTCATCGGAGCCCTATTGCTCGTCCTGGCGGAAGCCAGAATAGAGGGACGCAGCCTGTTCGCCGGCGTGCCATCGATGGGTGAGAACAAGCCCAAGAACTTCATGCAGCTGGCTGGCCGCATCCTGCTGGCCTTTATGTTCATCACTTTGATCCGGTTTGAGCTAAGCGTATGGCAAGTTATCCAAGATATCATCGGCTCCATTCTGATGGTGCTGGTCGTGCTGGGATACAAGACGAAGCTGTCCGCCCTGATTTTGGTGGCTCTCCTCACGGTTCTGAATCTATACCACAATGCCTGGTGGACCATTCCGTCCTACAAGCCACTCAGGGATTTCTTGAAATACGACTTTTTCCAG aCTCTCTCCGTGATCGGTGGTCTTCTCATGATCGTGTCCTTGGGTCCTGGTGACGTTTCCGTGGACGGTCACAAGAAGAAGTGGTAG
- the LOC122619731 gene encoding trafficking protein particle complex subunit 6b, with protein MSEEILFDCLHAEIVNYCLDSNKEHDLATLEYIGFTTGYRLIERLTREVSRFKDELETMKFICTDFWMLIYKKQVDNLRTNNHGMYVVQDKAFRFLTRISPGTKQLEHAPKFVAFTCGLVRGALSNLGINSTVTAEVQSIPACKFHIEVNRN; from the exons ATGTCTGAAGAAATCCTTTTCGATTGCCTACATGCGGAGATTGTCAATTATTGTCTGGATAGCAATAAG GAGCACGACCTGGCCACTTTGGAGTATATCGGCTTCACCACCGGCTACCGTCTCATCGAGCGACTCACTCGTGAAGTTTCCCGTTTTAAGGACGAGTTGGAGACGATGAAGTTTATTTGCACCGACTTCTGGATGCTCATATACAAGAAGCAAGTGGACAATCTGAGGACGAACAACCACGGAATGTACGTTGTGCAGGACAAGGCGTTTCGCTTTCTTACTCGCATTTCGCCGGGCACCAAGCAGCTGGAGCACGCCCCCAAGTTCGTGGCCTTCACATGCGGACTGGTGCGAGGAGCTCTTAGCAATCTGGGCATAAACAGCACGGTGACGGCCGAAGTGCAAAGCATACCCGCCTGCAAATTTCACATAGAAGTGAACAGGAACTAA
- the LOC122619729 gene encoding zinc finger protein 502 yields MNKCPRCNCDATGQNRLVTDSCGHAKCRLCLVADVSDCLECRLAAQESVKIQETLESQARTSADKRIIVTEKGYHCTVCNKDFRSRTQQYYHLTCGNDLLKKFNCKECGRRFATSSHLKYHLMSHENQSKHSCSVCQKSFKQPVVLQRHMLTHSQENHLCPICQKVFRRKSSLKSHLTIHSDLGLQFKCELCSKHFQNKTNLNQHLRKHDKNIIRHKCKVCQKSFLRQTTLRLHMKRHSSRERQSCSLCGKSYNDPDALGRHLRQHKTAERYRCIQCDITVNRKDNMLRHLRSMHPGCAFDSTVEIVVQSSSAQEATMAEERPSETVRYNSVIQSVGNVEPVMLPQTTPLQSQLSELQLEQGKAAPEHLPLPDVMPEENVQLYRKIILDLDNEEYSSEPSPDAQEPALQHHQPRIPGQGSSKFSEMHWRKNFKYWYQKEENTK; encoded by the exons ATGAATAAATGTCCTCGTTGCAACTGCGATGCCACGGGACAGAACCGTCTCGTCACCGACAGCTGTGGACACGCCAAGTGTCGTCTCTGCTTGGTGGCGGATGTATCGGATTGCCTGGAATGTCGACTTGCAGCCCAGGAAAGTGTCAAGATCCAGGAGACGCTCGAATCGCAAGCAAGGACATCTGCGGATAAGCGGATTATTGTTACAGAGAAGGGCTACCACTGTACAGTCTGTAACAAGGATTTCCGCAGCCGGACCCAGCAGTATTACCACCTCACCTGCGGCAACGATCTTCTCAAGAAGTTCAACTGCAAGGAATGCGGACGC AGGTTTGCTACCAGTTCGCATTTAAAGTACCATCTTATGAGCCATGAGAATCAATCGAAGCACTCGTGCAGCGTCTGCCAGAAAAGTTTCAAGCAACCAGTTGTTTTACAGCGGCACATGCTTACCCACAGCCAGGAGAATCACTTGTGCCCGATCTGCCAGAAGGTTTTCCGCCGCAAGAGCTCTCTTAAAAGCCACCTGACGATCCACAGCGATCTCGGTctgcaatttaaatgcgaGCTCTGCTCTAAGCATTTTCAGAACAAAACCAATTTGAACCAGCATTTGCGAAAACACGACAAGAACATTATTCGACACAAGTGCAAAGTATGCCAGAAGTCCTTTCTACGCCAAACCACGCTTCGGCTGCACATGAAGCGACACTCAAGTCGCGAACGTCAGTCTTGTTCTTTGTGCGGCAAAAGCTACAATGATCCGGATGCTCTGGGCCGGCATCTAAGGCAACACAAGACTGCAGAACGCTACCGCTGTATCCAGTGCGACATCACGGTCAACCGGAAGGACAACATGCTGCGACATCTGCGATCTATGCATCCTGGTTGTGCGTTTGACAGTACTGTGGAGATAGTTGTACAGAGTTCCAGTGCCCAGGAGGCCACGATGGCGGAGGAAAGACCATCTGAGACTGTGCGATACAACAGCGTGATACAGAGTGTGGGCAACGTTGAGCCAGTGATGTTACCGCAAACTACGCCACTACAATCTCAACTCTCCGAACTGCAGCTGGAGCAAGGGAAAGCTGCCCCAGAGCACCTGCCTCTGCCAGATGTAATGCCAGAGGAGAATGTCCAGCTATATCGCAAGATCATCTTGGATCTGGACAACGAGGAATACTCTAGCGAACCCAGCCCGGATGCACAAGAACCCGCCTTGCAACATCACCAGCCGCGTATCCCGGGGCAAGGTAGCTCCAAATTTAGCGAGATGCACTGGCGCAAGAATTTCAAATATTGGtaccaaaaagaagaaaacacaAAGTGA
- the LOC122619728 gene encoding protein O-mannosyl-transferase TMTC4, with protein sequence MLDLAHKATLHSMVCQAILVLICLLCYGCGGLTGAKFVFDDTVAIVKNRDVNSLPTNWTAIFTHDFWGASLLSSDSHKSFRPLTTLMFHCEYALLGLSAAHMKFLNLLLHCVNTLLIWRLIRSLYVPEVSTARWAILSAALFAAHPIHTEAVSGVVGRAELMFGMIHLLCLLLTVANTGRLGPQTGGLIMLLTAVGMLFKESAVTIPMSCVLLDYFQNGYYHLRIKDQWSLLRTRTSYLFYLLGTLGLLTARLWWQDFETPTFKEVDNPVAHNEHVLTRGLSQQYLLVMNIWLMLCPHWLCYDWALGCVKLVTNIWDLRLQGVIGFYSIVLVALMNFRRLPGMMLALGLMIIPFLPASGIICVGFVIAERTLYVPSIGFCMLSIYGFLYWYDCSTENTHWRTALRILLMLLFTVMMIRTRQRATDWLNEEQLFKSALQVCPDNAKVHYNIARLATDTGNNTKAFQHYHKAIELYPNYESALMNLGNLYREHGQLSTAEEYIRLALQAYPAFPAAWMNLGIVQSAQGKFDKALASYEKALKYRANFAVCYYNMGNLYLEQKRYAEALHHWQHAVAINPRQPKAWANILTMLDNKGLQDDALRISNQALQHLPNDVSILFIRANVLGKLKQYTEAEAIYKRVVELEPHNTLYHTNLGVLYHRWDKTQEAIEAYRTAISISAARATTARENLSKLLKRLEREAQVTPR encoded by the coding sequence ATGCTGGACCTCGCCCACAAAGCCACTCTGCACAGCATGGTCTGCCAGGCCATCCTAGTGCttatttgtttgctctgcTACGGATGCGGCGGCCTCACTGGAGCCAAGTTCGTCTTCGATGATACGGTGGCCATCGTCAAGAACCGGGATGTCAACTCACTGCCCACCAACTGGACGGCAATCTTCACGCACGACTTCTGGGGTGCTTCCCTGCTCAGTTCCGATTCCCACAAATCGTTTCGGCCACTGACCACCCTGATGTTCCACTGCGAGTATGCCCTGCTGGGGCTGAGTGCCGCCCACATGAAGTTCCTAAACCTCCTGCTGCACTGCGTCAACACGCTGCTCATTTGGCGGTTGATTCGCTCTCTCTATGTTCCGGAAGTCAGCACAGCGCGATGGGCTATCCTCTCCGCCGCGTTATTTGCCGCCCATCCAATACACACGGAGGCGGTTTCTGGTGTGGTTGGTAGGGCCGAGCTCATGTTCGGCATGATTCACTTGCTGTGTCTTTTGCTGACCGTGGCCAACACCGGGAGACTCGGTCCACAGACTGGCGGGCTGATTATGTTGCTCACCGCTGTGGGAATGCTGTTCAAGGAGTCCGCAGTGACCATCCCCATGTCGTGTGTACTGTTGGATTACTTTCAAAATGGCTACTACCATCTGCGAATCAAGGATCAGTGGAGTCTTTTGCGCACCCGGACAAGCTACCTGTTCTACTTGCTGGGTACTTTGGGTCTGCTGACGGCTCGCCTTTGGTGGCAGGACTTTGAGACACCTACCTTCAAGGAAGTGGACAACCCCGTGGCACACAACGAGCATGTGCTGACCCGTGGGCTTTCCCAGCAGTATCTGCTGGTCATGAATATCTGGCTGATGCTGTGCCCCCACTGGCTCTGCTACGACTGGGCCTTGGGATGCGTTAAGCTGGTGACTAATATTTGGGATCTGAGGCTGCAGGGCGTGATCGGATTCTACTCCATCGTATTGGTGGCTCTGATGAACTTCCGTCGCCTGCCCGGAATGATGTTAGCTCTGGGTTTAATGATTATCCCGTTCCTGCCCGCGTCGGGAATTATTTGCGTAGGATTTGTAATTGCAGAACGGACGCTCTATGTACCCTCCATTGGCTTTTGCATGCTGTCCATCTACGGATTCTTATATTGGTACGACTGCAGTACGGAAAATACCCATTGGCGCACTGCTCTACGGATTCTTTTAATGCTGCTCTTCACCGTAATGATGATACGGACTCGGCAGCGAGCTACCGATTGGCTCAACGAGGAGCAGTTGTTCAAGTCTGCTTTACAGGTGTGTCCAGACAATGCCAAGGTGCACTATAACATAGCCCGACTGGCCACTGACACAGGAAACAATACGAAAGCATTTCAGCACTACCACAAGGCCATTGAATTGTATCCGAACTATGAGTCAGCCCTGATGAACCTCGGCAACCTGTATCGGGAGCATGGTCAACTATCCACCGCCGAGGAATACATTCGATTGGCGCTGCAGGCGTATCCTGCATTTCCAGCGGCCTGGATGAATCTTGGCATTGTGCAATCGGCTCAGGGAAAGTTCGACAAGGCATTGGCCAGCTATGAGAAGGCCCTGAAGTACAGGGCGAATTTCGCTGTCTGCTACTACAACATGGGGAATCTGTATCTGGAGCAGAAGCGTTACGCCGAAGCCCTCCATCATTGGCAGCATGCTGTGGCTATTAATCCCCGCCAACCGAAAGCCTGGGCTAACATTCTCACAATGCTGGACAATAAGGGGTTGCAGGACGACGCCCTGCGCATCTCAAATCAGGCTCTACAACACCTACCCAACGATGTCAGCATCCTTTTCATACGAGCCAACGTTCTTGGCAAACTAAAACAATACACGGAGGCGGAGGCAATCTACAAGCGGGTTGTTGAGCTGGAGCCCCATAATACCTTGTATCACACGAATCTCGGAGTTCTCTACCACCGCTGGGACAAGACGCAGGAGGCTATAGAGGCTTATCGGACTGCAATAAGTATTAGCGCGGCTAGGGCAACGACAGCCCGGGAGAATCTCAGCAAGCTCTTGAAACGCCTGGAGAGAGAGGCGCAGGTCACGCCGAGATAA
- the LOC122619730 gene encoding uncharacterized protein LOC122619730 — translation MMDERSELETLREIYYLTDDASGNWRKLLALGDCLDQQLKRKLLWMWPTSVDLEYFNQLLAMHGIQRILSIGCGSGLLEWLMTVSGGREVSMFGLEVDRNWWQSKYSVRSFIPLNYLEDASQLDADLLAKCCSDAHPCALLFCYFNNRGAFLDYLKVFQGKWLILIGPLPALGIHTDPNPAQPQLPIDQWIFRERLNWTDHNIVAFYEKIA, via the coding sequence ATGATGGACGAGCGATCGGAACTCGAGACACTGCGTGAGATTTATTACCTAACTGATGATGCGTCGGGCAACTGGCGTAAGCTGCTCGCTCTGGGCGACTGCCTGGACCAACAGCTTAAGCGCAAACTGCTCTGGATGTGGCCCACATCGGTGGACCTGGAATATTTTAATCAGCTGCTAGCCATGCATGGCATCCAGCGAATTTTGAGCATAGGTTGCGGCAGTGGGCTTTTGGAATGGCTTATGACTGTGTCTGGAGGTCGGGAGGTCTCCATGTTCGGCTTGGAGGTTGACCGCAACTGGTGGCAGAGCAAGTACTCTGTCCGAAGTTTCATACCGCTTAACTATTTAGAGGATGCCAGCCAACTGGATGCGGATTTATTGGCCAAGTGCTGCAGTGACGCCCATCCTTGTGCGTTGCTCTTCTGCTACTTTAACAATCGCGGCGCATTTCTGGACTATCTGAAAGTGTTTCAAGGAAAGTGGCTTATACTAATTGGGCCACTGCCCGCCCTGGGAATCCACACAGATCCCAATCCTGCTCAGCCCCAACTGCCCATCGACCAGTGGATCTTTCGAGAACGCCTTAACTGGACTGACCACAATATTGTGGCATTCTACGAAAAGATAGCCTAG
- the LOC122619727 gene encoding cysteine protease ATG4D isoform X1 gives MPQFFKFRKLRTKRHSSSSTTSASIFMSSSTTTATKQMNYDGLLSKLTDEKLMLFEAAGEGTIVEGSRICGQDADPLSLPLVEDGAIEEEQAAPIQTIHRTVFAVPRAPSPSPVSTSSANLNLKTENAATATPQRKISTSSRFMNAFSQLYGGSGNSGPSCGHVEQHSEEPCDLSANRTPTKGMESKLVAMWHNVKYGWSGKMRQTSFSKEQPVWLLGRCYHRRFTPPVSMESSITELPSGADTTPDNATSAFDSIQATSTSASLYPALNPQQVDEIVVPQELGMDAVENQVGEQPWEEGIEGFRRDFYSRIWMTYRREFPIMNGSNYTSDCGWGCMLRSGQMLLAQGLICHFLGRSWRYDSESQLHSTYEDNMHKKIVKWFGDSSSKSSPFSIHALVRLGEHLGKKPGDWYGPASVSYLLKHALEHAAQENADFDNISVYVAKDCTIYLQDIEDQCSIPEPAPKPHVPWQQAKRPQAETPKTEQQQHWKSVIVLIPLRLGSDKLNPVYAHCLKLLLSTEHCLGIIGGKPKHSLYFVGFQEDRLIHLDPHYCQEMVDVNQENFSLHSFHCKSPRKLKASKMDPSCCIGFYCATKSDFDSFMESVQLYLHPMRCASGATVDKAAGSHHTTPQSSHHTEQTEMNYPLFTFSRGRCLDHERDEMSDSLYKPLIKQVASLAQELGAQLTPPQHGDENDQDDSESEEFVLL, from the exons ATGCCGCAGTTCTTTAAGTTCCGCAAACTGCGGACAAAGCGTCATAGTAGCTCATCTACCACTTCCGCCTCTATTTTCATGTCCTCGTCCACGACCACGGCCACCAAGCAGATGAACTATGACGGCCTCCTTTCCAAGTTGACCGACGAAAAACTGATGCTCTTCGAAGCCGCCGGCGAGGGCACCATAGTAGAGGGTAGCCGGATATGCGGCCAGGATGCGGATCCACTGTCCTTGCCGCTGGTGGAGGACGGCGctatcgaggaggagcaggcggcCCCCATACAGACGATTCACCGTACCGTATTCGCCGTTCCGCGCGCCCCCTCTCCCTCCCCCGTAAGCACTTCTTCTGCGAATCTGAACCTCAAGACGGAAAACGCTGCGACAGCGACTCCGCAGCGCAAAATATCGACGTCATCACGTTTCATGAACGCCTTCAGTCAGCTCtacggcggcagcggcaacagcggTCCGAGCTGCGGTCACGTGGAGCAGCACAGCGAGGAACCCTGTGACCTGTCGGCAAACCGTACTCCCACCAAGGGCATGGAGTCCAAGCTCGTGGCCATGTGGCACAATGTTAAGTATGGCTGGAGCGGCAAGATGAGACAAACCAGCTTCTCAAAGGAGCAGCCCGTGTGGCTGCTTGGACGGTGCTATCATCGACGCTTTACGCCGCCCGTTAGCATGGAAAGTTCCATCACCGAGCTGCCCAGTGGGGCGGATACCACCCCCGATAACGCCACATCGGCGTTCGACAGTATCCAGGCCACATCTACGTCAGCCTCCTTGTATCCAGCCCTAAATCCGCAGCAGGTCGATGAGATTGTGGTGCCCCAGGAGCTGGGGATGGACGCAGTGGAGAACCAGGTGGGCGAACAGCCTTGGGAGGAGGGCATCGAAGGCTTTCGTCGTGACTTCTATAGCAGGATTTGGATGACCTACCGACGAGAGTTCCCTATAATGAATGGCTCCAACTACACTTCGGACTGCGGATGGGGCTGTATGCTAAGGAGTGGTCAGATGCTCTTAGCTCAAGGTCTCATCTGTCACTTCCTGGGGCGCA GCTGGCGCTATGATTCAGAGTCTCAGTTGCACTCAACTTACGAGGACAATATGCATAAGAAGATCGTCAAGTGGTTCGGCGACAGTTCCTCGAAAAGCAGTCCCTTCTCTATCCATGCTCTAGTGCGGCTGGGGGAGCATCTGGGTAAAAAGCCTGGCGATTGGTACGGTCCCGCCTCTGTTTCCTATTTGCTTAA ACACGCCTTAGAGCACGCAGCTCAGGAAAATGCAGACTTTGACAATATTAGTGTCTATGTAGCCAAAGATTGCACGA TTTACTTGCAAGATATAGAGGATCAATGCAGCATTCCGGAACCGGCGCCCAAACCCCATGTGCCTTGGCAACAAGCAAAGCGACCGCAGGCGGAAACTCCTAAAACggaacaacagcagcactGGAAGTCCGTCATTGTTCTGATACCACTGCGCTTGGGCAGTGATAAACTGAATCCTGTGTATGCCCATTGcctgaagctgctgctgagTACAGAACACTGCCTAGGAATCATTGGTGGAAAGCCGAAGCATTCGTTGTACTTTGTCGGCTTCCAGGAGGACAGACTCATCCACTTGGATCCGCACTATTGCCAGGAGATGGTCGATGTAAACCAGGAGAACTTCTCCCTGCACTCGTTTCACTGCAAGTCCCCGCGAAAGCTAAAGGCCAGCAAAATGGATCCTAGTTGTTGCATCGGCTTTTACTGTGCCACCAAGAGTGATTTTGACAGTTTTATGGAGAGCGTGCAGCTG TATTTGCATCCCATGCGTTGCGCCTCTGGGGCAACCGTGGATAAAGCAGCTGGAAGCCATCATACGACGCCTCAATCATCCCATCACACCGAGCAAACAGAGATGAACTATCCACTGTTCACATTTTCCCGCGGTCGTTGTCTGGATCATGAACGGGACGAAATGAGCGATTCACTGTACAAGCCGCTCATAAAACAGGTGGCTTCTCTGGCCCAGGAACTGGGCGCACAATTGACACCGCCGCAGCATGGCGATGAGAATGACCAAGATGATAGTGAAAGCGAAGAGTTTGTGCTGCTGTAG